Proteins encoded within one genomic window of Arachis ipaensis cultivar K30076 chromosome B08, Araip1.1, whole genome shotgun sequence:
- the LOC110265582 gene encoding uncharacterized protein LOC110265582, which produces MTLTSALSLVTTGTVCMKLAEHKETDKFCDLRNHVAAAICHQNQVSLEEDSDHQHGSFRGRELQSDMTGPSLLLEDRIYSASLHHMLPSNEWLAFWLFLVASSYLLLSKNVYYFCNWRVKSAERANPNARIDQNDDETGSNSMFGCTDERSWSPQTVSSKFDAYSEISDFDGTSYLDSLLSLEEEDSEWLSDSKIFSTYEDPSTPLSIGYKYDTFSEISDFDRTSYLDSLLSLVEEDSDWLSDSNAIGCSNENPSTPISYKYDSFSEISDLDTPLNWDSLLRLDGRDSKWSTSLNGAHFDIAEDNVSVKTSLEGANMDEFSYDEPLFWPFEGKQSWNSEDSLSSFCSSPRKKFVFDSGSTASSSLKTSKRSAKIVPVDCEDDNVVMKGKEVLNDKHLSLTKILFDEDDLNASSNKDLFGREFCALDEELPIETLVGLKEFDGHEGVDSEFNCDSFLLCESLIN; this is translated from the coding sequence ATGACGTTAACTTCAGCATTGAGTTTGGTTACAACTGGCACTGTCTGCATGAAACTAGCTGAACATAAAGAGACAGATAAGTTCTGTGATCTTAGGAACCATGTGGCTGCTGCTATTTGCCACCAAAATCAAGTGTCATTAGAAGAAGACAGTGATCATCAGCATGGATCCTTCAGAGGAAGAGAGTTACAATCAGACATGACAGGGCCTTCATTGCTTCTTGAAGACAGAATCTATTCTGCTTCACTTCATCATATGCTTCCTTCCAATGAGTGGTTGGCTTTTTGGTTATTCCTGGTTGCAAGCTCTTATTTGCTCTTAAGCAAAAATGTCTATTATTTTTGCAATTGGAGAGTGAAATCTGCTGAGAGAGCTAACCCAAATGCAAGGATAGATCAGAATGATGATGAAACTGGTTCGAATTCTATGTTTGGCTGCACTGATGAGAGGTCATGGTCTCCTCAAACAGTTTCATCCAAATTTGATGCTTACTCGGAGATTTCGGATTTTGACGGAACAAGTTACTTGGATTCTTTGCTCAGCCTTGAAGAGGAAGATTCTGAGTGGCTTTCAGATTCGAAGATTTTCTCTACCTATGAGGATCCTTCAACTCCTCTTAGTATTGGCTACAAGTATGACACTTTCTCTGAGATTTCGGATTTTGACAGAACTAGTTACTTGGATTCCTTGCTCAGCCTTGTAGAGGAAGATTCTGATTGGCTCTCAGATTCAAATGCTATTGGATGTTCCAACGAGAATCCTTCAACTCCTATTAGCTACAAATATGATTCTTTTTCCGAGATCTCAGACCTAGATACACCTCTTAACTGGGACTCTTTGCTTAGACTTGATGGAAGAGATAGTAAGTGGTCTACTTCACTCAATGGAGCACACTTTGACATAGCTGAAGATAATGTTTCTGTGAAGACTTCATTAGAAGGTGCAAATATGGATGAGTTCAGTTATGATGAGCCACTCTTTTGGCCATTTGAAGGGAAACAAAGTTGGAATTCTGAGGATTCTTTGAGTTCATTTTGTTCCTCTCCTAGGAAAAAGTTTGTTTTTGACTCTGGATCAACCGCATCATCAAGCTTGAAGACGAGCAAAAGATCAGCAAAGATAGTACCTGTAGATTGTGAAGATGATAATGTTGTAATGAAAGGAAAAGAAGTTTTGAATGACAAACACTTGTCTCTAACCAAGATTCTTTTCGATGAAGACGATCTCAATGCTTCTTCAAACAAAGACCTCTTTGGTAGGGAATTTTGTGCCTTGGATGAAGAGCTTCCCATTGAGACATTGGTAGGGCTGAAGGAATTTGATGGACATGAGGGAGTTGATTCAGAATTCAACTGTGATTCCTTTCTGCTCTGTGAATCTCTCATCAACTAA
- the LOC110266163 gene encoding uncharacterized protein LOC110266163, whose amino-acid sequence MMEYFKLKVYHGGWFSYDKGPLQYVGGETTIIEDIDCDRWSLFEAYAELKQFGYVEENISALWYKDPMDENIKKNIKLFQGDADAIAICKIAELREYVELFVVHKVEKENILPKAGYKDVGGDQGIGDKGERQEVVSEVRYIDVMPSPYRRFSHRLMKKKRTTDGKEEESSHTHLSRRRKIQRCLRCGTAGHKKERCPKPIEEAQPSKNPKKTKKKTRSNSHSHTAETGKKCVFSQPTPKISVKRKISSATHSNSSTQSNSTSQSKRPKGKPKRTTKSNSST is encoded by the exons ATGATGGAATATTTTAAACTGAAAGTCTATCATGGAGGGTGGTTTAGTTATGATAAAGGGCCATTACAATATGTAGGAGGAGAAACAACAATTATAGAAGATATTGACTGTGATCGGTGGTCATTGTTTGAAGCTTATGCAGAATTAAAGCAGTTTGGTTACGTTGAGGAGAATATCTCAGCATTGTGGTACAAGGATCCTATGGATGAAAacattaagaaaaatataaagttGTTTCAAGGTGATGCAGATGCAATTGCTATATGTAAAATAGCTGAATTAAGAGAATATGTAGAATTGTTTGTTGTGCACAAAGTTGAGAAGGAGAATATCTTACCTAAAGCTGGTTACAAAGATGTTGGGGGAGATCAAGGGATTGGTGATAAAGGTGAGAGACAAGAGGTGGTCTCTGAAGTTCGTTACATTGATGTTATGCCATCACCTTATAGAAGGTTTAGTCACCGactaatgaaaaagaaaagaacaactgatgGGAAGGAAGAAGAGAGCAGCCACACTCACTTGTCAAGGAGGAGGAAAATCCAAAGATGCTTAAGATGTGGTACAGCTGGACACAAGAAGGAGAGATGCCCTAAACCTATAGAAGAG GCCCAACCATCAAAGAATCCTAAAAAGACAAAAAAGAAGACAAGAAGCAACTCACATTCTCATACTGCTGAGACAGGAAAGAAGTGTGTATTTTCACAGCCCACTCCGAAAATAAGTGTAAAGAGAAAAATTTCTTCCGCAACACATTCTAACTCTTCAACTCAGTCCAATTCTACATCACAGTCCAAAAGACCCAAAGGCAAGCCCAAAAGAACAACCAAATCCAACTCTTCAACCTAA
- the LOC107613779 gene encoding histidine protein methyltransferase 1 homolog — MRAPALLSQCLPGLLPHDRGSHSISSSILDKDVHLPAPAVEILPSKAMLTDKDAGENMDQFKGKVNVADIIGFSGSEAMSAKPDGYLKSWDSSIDLVSVLKLEICDGQLSFRGKRVLELGCNYGLPGIFACLKGASIVHFQDQNAETVRCTTIPNVLANLKQARDRQSRQPEPPLTPSRQTLAPSVNFYAGDWEEVPAVLSVLKNDGYEITPGMSLSFSEEDFMDGCSSQDGSIIGQECSSRRSRKLSGSRAWERASEADQGEGGYDVILLTEAPYSVTSLKKLYALIKKCLRPPYGVVYLAMKKHYVGFNGGARQLRSLVDEEGIFGAHLVKDLTDRDVWKFFHK; from the exons ATGCGTGCACCGGCATTACTTTCACAGTGCTTGCCTGGGTTATTACCTCATGATCGTGGAAGCCATAGCATATCCTCCTCCATTCTTGACAAAGATGTTCATCTCCCAGCACCAGCAGTAGAGATTCTCCCTTCAAAG GCAATGCTAACTGACAAGGATGCTGGGGAGAACATGGACCAGTTTAAG GGTAAAGTCAACGTTGCTGATATCATTGGGTTCAGTGGTTCAGAGGCAATGTCCGCAAAACCTGATG GATATCTGAAATCCTGGGACAGTTCCATCGATCTTGTTAGTGTTCTAAAGCTTGAGATTTGTGATGGGCAGCTAAGCTTCAGAGGGAAAAGAGTACTCGAG CTTGGTTGTAATTATGGGCTTCCTGGAATCTTTGCTTGCTTGAAG GGAGCATCCATAGTGCATTTTCAAGATCAGAATGCAGAAACTGTAAGATGCACAACTATACCAAATGTCCTTGCCAATCTTAAGCAAGCTCGTGACAGGCAGAGTCGACAGCCAGAGCCTCCCCTTACTCCTTCAAGACAAACTCTAGCGCCATCAGTTAATTTCTATGCTGGGGATTGGGAAGAAGTACCTGCCGTGTTGTCTGTTTTGAAAAATGACGGATATGAAATAACACCTGGAATGAGCTTGAGCTTCTCTGAGGAAGATTTTATGGATGGATGTAGTAGCCAAGATGGTAGCATCATTGGACAAGAATGTTCCTCGAGACGATCCAGGAAGCTCTCAGGAAGCCGAGCTTGGGAAAGAGCTAGTGAGGCAGATCAAGGGGAAGGTGGTTATGATGTTATTTTATTGACTGAGGCTCCATACTCTGTTACCTCGTTGAAGAAGCTGTATGCACTTATTAAAAAG TGCTTGAGGCCTCCATATGGAGTGGTGTATCTAGCTATGAAGAAGCACTATGTTGGCTTCAATGGTGGAGCACGACAACTGAGAAGCCTTGTAGATGAGGAGGGTATTTTTGGAGCACATTTGGTCAAGGATTTGACGGACAGAGATGTATGGAAGTTCTTTCACAAGTGA
- the LOC107613203 gene encoding probable E3 ubiquitin-protein ligase ARI7 yields MDSEDDMHDANDVESLDEDFYSGETEEAPMDYNDYDDDADDYFDDADDSDRIESRRPEQNFTILKESDIQQRQEDDITRVATVLSISRVAASILLRHYNWSVSKVHDAWFADEDRVRKTVGLLEKPVVQHPNPREITCGICFETYPRTKIQTATCGHPYCFSCWAGYISTSINDGPGCLMLRCPDPTCGAAVDQGMINLLAPDEDKEKYARYLLRSYIEDNKKTKWCPAPGCEYAVNFDAGSGNYDVSCLCSYSFCWNCTEEAHRPVDCGTVSKWILKNSAESENMNWILANSKPCPKCKRPIEKNQGCMHMTCTPPCKFEFCWLCLGAWSDHGERTGGFYACNRYEAAKQEGVYDETERRREMAKNSLERYTHYYERWASNQSSRQKALADLHQMQTVHIEKLSDTQCQPESQLKFITEAWLQIVECRRVLKWTYAYGYYLPEHEHAKKQFFEYLQGEAESGLERLHQCAEKELQLFLNTDGPSKEFNDFRTKLAGLTSVTRNYFENLVRALENGLSDVDSNGAASSKATSSKNAAGSSKGRGGRGKGTLRASMASSRMTDDNHWSCEQCTYANAKSATTCQICNQQRR; encoded by the exons ATGGATTCCGAGGACGATATGCACGACGCCAACGATGTGGAGTCACTCGACGAAGATTTCTACAGTGGCGAGACCGAAGAAGCTCCCATGGATTACAATGACTACGATGACGATGCCGATGACTACTTCGACGATGCTGATGATTCTGATAGGATTGAGTCTCGCCGCCCTGAG CAAAATTTTACCATATTGAAGGAATCGGATATTCAGCAAAGGCAGGAAGATGACATCACTAGAGTGGCAACCGTTCTTTCAATATCACGAGTTGCTGCGAGTATCCTGCTTCGTCATTACAATTG GAGTGTTAGTAAAGTGCACGATGCCTGGTTTGCTGACGAAGATCGAGTCCGTAAAACAGTTGGTTTGTTGGAGAAGCCAGTTGTCCAgcatcctaatcctagagag ATAACTTGTGGCATCTGTTTTGAAACGTATCCTCGTACTAAGATTCAAACTGCTACTTGTGGCCATCCTTATTGTTTTTCTTGCTGGGCAG GATATATTAGCACATCTATTAATGATGGTCCTGGATGTTTGATGCTGAGATGTCCCGATCCCACTTGTGGCGCTGCTGTTGATCAAGGCATGATTAATCTCTTAGCACCTGATGAAGATAAAGAAAAGTATGCCCGTTACCTTCTTAGGTCATATATTGAAGACAATAAGAAG ACCAAGTGGTGTCCTGCTCCAGGCTGTGAATATGCTGTCAATTTTGACGCTGGCAGTGGAAATTATGATGTATCTTGCCTCTGTTCATATAGCTTTTGCTGGAAT TGCACAGAGGAGGCTCATCGTCCAGTTGATTGTGGCACTGTGTCAAAGTGGATTCTGAAAAATAGTGCAGAATCTGAAAACATGAACTG GATACTTGCTAACTCAAAGCCATGTCCGAAGTGCAAGCGACCAATTGAAAAAAATCAAGGGTGCATGCACATGACGTGTACTCCACCTTGTAAATTTGAATTTTGCTG GCTATGCCTCGGTGCATGGTCAGATCATGGTGAAAGGACTGGGGGTTTTTATGCTTGCAATCGATATGAGGCAGCAAAACAAGAGGGAGTG TATGATGAAactgaaagaagaagagaaatggcaaAGAATTCATTGGAGAGGTACACGCATTATTATGAGCGATGGGCCAGCAATCAATCC TCGAGGCAAAAAGCTCTTGCAGATCTACACCAGATGCAAACTGTTCAT ATTGAAAAGCTTAGTGACACACAATGCCAGCCCGAGTCACAGCTTAAGTTCATAACTGAGGCCTGGCTACAG ATAGTTGAATGCCGACGGGTGCTGAAGTGGACATATGCATATGGATATTACTTGCCTGAGCATGAACATGCTAAAAAACAGTTTTTTGAGTACTTGCAAG GTGAGGCAGAATCTGGTTTGGAGCGACTTCATCAATGTGCTGAAAAGGAACTACAGTTGTTCCTTAATACTGATGGCCCATCTAAAGAATTCAATGACTTCCGCACAAAACTAGCTGGATTAACCAG TGTAACTAGAAACTACTTTGAGAATTTGGTTAGGGCTTTAGAGAATGGTTTATCTGATGTGGATAGTAATGGAGCTGCTTCAAGCAAAGCGACAAGCTCTAAAAATGCCGCAGGGAGCAGCAAGGGGAGAGGTGGAAGAGGAAAGGGAACTCTTCGGGCGAGCATGGCTAGTAGTAGAATGACCGACGATAATCATTGGTCCTGTGAGCAATGTACCTATGCAAATGCGAAATCTGCCACCACGTGCCAGATCTGCAACCAACAGCGCCGATGA